In the genome of Phlebotomus papatasi isolate M1 chromosome 2, Ppap_2.1, whole genome shotgun sequence, one region contains:
- the LOC129802586 gene encoding trypsin-like — translation MRPLFLVVIFIGFGLGAPPSIENYVVNGSDALAAEFPYMVSLRTRSGSHTCGATIIDSRWLLTAAHCFLTRNPDDYTVQYGTHVISKDGDSIMKIRRIICHEGYDDNNQFIHDIALIELEQPLEFDAFVEAVRLPQAFSYTHGGLEAQLVGWGMNATVGGVIQTHLQKVDLETMTDDECRKLHFDKIHTTNICAGVKGGGKGQCTGDSGGPLLLNGIQVGIVSWSVKPCTIAPYPGVFTEVAYYIDWIRQHSCLTLDGN, via the exons ATGCGTCCCCTATTTCTCGTTGTCATATTCATTGGTTTTGGACTAG GGGCTCCTCCATCCATCGAGAACTATGTAGTAAATGGATCAGATGCACTCGCTGCGGAATTTCCTTACATG GTTTCCCTGAGAACCCGATCAGGATCACACACATGTGGTGCCACTATTATTGACTCCCGATGGCTCCTCACAGCTGCCCACTGCTTCCTGACGCGTAATCCCGATGACTACACTGTCCAGTACGGAACTCATGTGATCTCCAAGGATGGTGACTCGATCATGAAGATCCGTCGGATTATCTGTCACGAAGGCTATGATGACAACAACCAGTTCATCCACGATATTGCTCTCATTGAGCTGGAACAGCCACTTGAATTCGATGCTTTTGTAGAAGCTGTACGACTCCCCCAAGCCTTTTCCTACACTCATGGTGGACTCGAGGCTCAGCTGGTGGGATGGGGTATGAATGCG ACGGTCGGTGGAGTCATACAAACCCATTTGCAGAAGGTGGACTTAGAGACGATGACCGATGACGAATGCAGAAAGCTCCACTTTGACAAGATTCACACCACAAATATCTGTGCAGGCGTAAAAGGGGGTGGCAAAGGCCAGTGTACC GGTGATTCTGGCGGTCCTCTCCTCCTCAATGGCATTCAAGTCGGAATTGTGTCCTGGAGCGTTAAGCCATGCACCATTGCGCCCTATCCGGGAGTTTTCACTGAAGTTGCTTACTACATTGACTGGATACGTCAGCATAGTTGTCTAACGTTGGACGGAAATTAG